The nucleotide window GTATTCCCACCATCTACTAGTGTAAGCAGCTGTGGTACAATCTTTTTAAACTCCTCATTATTCGTATACGCTTTTTCCCAAAGCGCTTTAAATTCAGCTGAATGAATATATCCTTCTAAATCAGCTAATTTTTTATCAAGAATTTCCTCTGCTAGCTTTAAATTTTCTCTATGGATGGAAGCGTCTGGATCTAAAATAATAGCACGCATATGAGAGGCACGCATCCCTGTCTCATAGCGGATAGCTTCAATTAAAAGAAGCTGATTTAAACGATAATCCAATGCTTCATCTGTTTTTTTCGTAATATTACTTAAATTAAAAATACTACTGCCCATTGATATAATTAATAACGCAATAAATATAATAAAAATCACATTCAACTTTTTCCCAATACTCATTATAACTCCTCCTTTTGGAAATCTTTTATTTGTTTATATGATGGATACCGATATTTAATAGATTATACTATGAATACGATCCGCACTTCTTGATATAATAGTTACAACTATTTTTATTCTTTTAAATTATGTATCGAATTTATAGTCCCTCTTTTTATGCGATCAGTTCAAAAATATACTAGATTACCATAAAAATTTCTTTTCTTATAGTAAATCTCCATAAAATAAGGCTGTTAGAAAGTAGAATCTTCCTACTTTTCTAACAGCCTTATTAAGCTTATTGTGCGTTACGTAAAATATAAATTAAATCTTGTTGTACATATGTTTTATTTTTTTCTAATAATGCTGGCGCTTCATCAAAGCTCTTCGTTACACCATTATCTGTATATGCCTTTTGTCCACGTGTAATTTCATAGGAAAGATTGCCTTTTGTGATCACTGCACCTTTTCCTGTTGATTTCACCGCATAGCCATAATATTCAGCTAAATCGCGTAATGGCACCATCGTCACACCGTTTACTTCATAGCTATCCTGTGCAATTAGCCCTGGTAATACATCTAAAATTTGAATAATTGGCTCTGGCATAGCTTCCTCTAATACGATAATTTTAGAAGGTGTTGTTTGAGCTGGGATACTTCTTGTTGAGGCAGTGTAAAAAACAAGTGATTCCTTGCCAACAACATCATCCTTCGTTAATTTTTCATTTGTGATATTTGTAATTTCTGTCTCATCAGCAATATGTAGCTTCAATGTATTTTCCTTATTGACGAAATCGCCGTCAAATGTGCCGATTTCTACTGTACCAAATTCGCCTGTTTCCACAATTACGACTTCTGGTGTGTAGCGTGGTGGATAAATCATTAGCATCGGCTTGTTGGCATTAACATAAGCTGTAAAAGATGCGCCTTCTCGTAGCTCAGCTTTTTTGCCTAAGTTATTTAACACGATTGCCTCCTTATCGATTGTTAGCCAGTAAACTGATTCGCCTTCTTCAATTGTTGTGAAGAATGAGCCATCTTTATTTTGTTCAATTTTCCCTAGCTTGCCTTGTAGTTTTTTAAAGTTTGTTGCCACGTCCTCCCTCACTTCCTTTGAAGTTAATTCTGCATTGTCCTGTGCAAATGCAAGCGGTGCTGCCATGACACTTGTTGCCAATGTTGCACTTAAAATCATCGTCATTGCTTTTTTCATTATACTCTCTCTCCTTCACATTCATTTCATAATATTAGTCGTATACTGGATGAAAAGGTTACATTTTCTAATAAGAAAAGGGAAAGACAGGTTTTTCCTGCTTTCCCCTTTCCTCATTCATATTGGTTGGTAGCCGAAATATGAAATGTCTATTTCATTAAGTAGAGTTTTCCCTACGAAATGCCGTTTTACTTTATTCTCCACGTAAGCTTTCAATGAAAGTCTGTGGCACATATGTTGTATTTTCTTCTAATAAAGTAGGTGCTACGTCAAATGCTTTGATTGCGCGATTATGCGTGTATTGCTTTTGTCTGCGTGTAATTTCGTATGAAGCATTGCCTTTTGTTAGGATTGCACCTTTTCCTGTAGATGTTACTTTATAGCCTAATTCCTCTGCTAAAGCGCGTAATGGCACCATTGTCACACCATCTACTTGCTTGCTATTTTCTACAGCAAGCTCAGCCTCTGGAAATGTCGCTTCACCAAAGACAATCACCTTTGTTGGTGTTGTCTGAGCTGGAATACTTGCTGTTGCT belongs to Lysinibacillus louembei and includes:
- a CDS encoding copper amine oxidase N-terminal domain-containing protein; amino-acid sequence: MKKAMTMILSATLATSVMAAPLAFAQDNAELTSKEVREDVATNFKKLQGKLGKIEQNKDGSFFTTIEEGESVYWLTIDKEAIVLNNLGKKAELREGASFTAYVNANKPMLMIYPPRYTPEVVIVETGEFGTVEIGTFDGDFVNKENTLKLHIADETEITNITNEKLTKDDVVGKESLVFYTASTRSIPAQTTPSKIIVLEEAMPEPIIQILDVLPGLIAQDSYEVNGVTMVPLRDLAEYYGYAVKSTGKGAVITKGNLSYEITRGQKAYTDNGVTKSFDEAPALLEKNKTYVQQDLIYILRNAQ